The following are encoded together in the Coffea arabica cultivar ET-39 chromosome 1c, Coffea Arabica ET-39 HiFi, whole genome shotgun sequence genome:
- the LOC113695019 gene encoding F-box/FBD/LRR-repeat protein At5g22660 translates to MADPPEKKMLKRIPDGDNIDRLSALPNCVLLRILSRFRTKDAAATSVLCTRWRDLFVSLPDVYLSFRVDGDASDRDRMFSDFVDFANRVIRQRNKASIGKIEVDVMHFVKSYRLAFESLLISAAAALSSCNVQQLHLSVRMDKTTERFSIPIPPGIFSSKTLVSLSVTFEVDWNVPDFVWLPNLKNLYLFEFRLVDEDSIQRLLQGCPLLEQLMLFVQPFSYESESEERIEVEVLHISSPSLKSLLLCWNAKVELEFTVVVQSENLESLFCSLQGQHKVTIDAPNLKSLTVEGHVLEVHINQSLVSIDKAVVQAEFLHNVTNHSDLFLRSQRAFKFLSGLVNVKSLNMSENILKALYFSQPALPTFRNLIKLELIPVYCYSFPRSCILQVLSNLFESSPKLEVLIFSEVFKNYFGEDEEFGSVFLQALPLTFIEHLKVIEMTNFRGEEHEFKLIEYFLKNGKSLKKMALEREAREDWKCVPEDCERILAFKKCSDDCQIVLKKKWDHITCPKFRQLLKLSP, encoded by the exons ATGGCTGATCCTCCAGAAAAGAAGATGCTTAAAAGGATCCCAGATGGTGATAATATCGACAGGTTGAGTGCACTTCCGAACTGTGTTCTGCTTCGCATCCTTTCGCGTTTCAGGACAAAAGATGCTGCAGCAACCTCAGTTCTGTGCACTAGATGGAGAGATCTTTTTGTTTCTCTTCCTGATGTTTATCTAAGTTTCCGTGTGGATGGTGATGCTTCTGACCGTGATAGGATGTTCTCTGATTTTGTAGATTTTGCCAATAGAGTGATTCGACAGCGGAATAAGGCTTCAATTGGAAAGATTGAAGTCGATGTGATGCATTTTGTTAAAAGTTACCGCCTGGCTTTTGAGTCATTGTTGATATCTGCAGCTGCTGCACTTTCTTCTTGCAATGTCCAACAACTCCATCTTTCAGTTCGAATGGATAAAACAACTGAGCGATTTTCTATACCTATTCCACCTGGAATTTTTTCATCTAAAACTCTGGTTTCTTTATCAGTGACCTTTGAGGTGGATTGGAATGTCCCTGATTTTGTTTGGTTGCCAAACCTCAAGAATCTTTACTTATTTGAATTCAGATTGGTAGATGAAGATTCTATTCAGAGGCTTCTTCAAGGTTGCCCTTTGCTTGAACAACTGATGTTATTTGTGCAACCTTTCAGCTATGAGAGTGAGAGTGAAGAAaggattgaagttgaagttCTTCATATCTCGAGTCCCTCATTGAAGAGCCTGCTGCTCTGTTGgaatgcaaaagttgaattagAGTTCACTGTTGTTGTGCAGTCAGAAAATCTTGAGTCTTTGTTTTGCTCCCTCCAGGGGCAGCATAAAGTTACCATAGATGCCCCAAATCTGAAGTCCCTGACTGTTGAGGGTCATGTGCTTGAAGTACACATAAATCAAAGTCTAGTATCTATTGACAAGGCAGTAGTACAAGCCGAATTTCTGCATAATGTGACAAATCACAGTGACTTATTTTTACGTAGTCAGCGTGCTTTTAAGTTTCTTAGTGGGTTGGTAAATGTGAAATCACTGAATATGTCAGAGAACATTCTGAAg GCTCTCTATTTCTCTCAACCAGCATTGCCAACTTTCAGAAACTTGATCAAGCTGGAGCTTATACCTGTCTATTGCTATTCTTTTCCTCGTAGCTGCATCTTACAGGTGTTATCAAACTTATTTGAAAGTTCCCCTAAACTTGAAGTGCTTATCTTCAGTGAG GTGTTCAAGAACTACTTTGGCGAAGACGAGGAATTTGGTTCTGTTTTTCTGCAGGCGCTTCCACTAACTTTTATTGAACATCTTAAGGTAATTGAAATGACTAATTTTAGAGGGGAAGAACATGAATTCAAGCTGATAGAGTATTTTTTGAAGAACGGAAAATCATTGAAGAAGATGGCTCTCGAAAGAGAGGCTAGAGAGGATTGGAAGTGTGTACCAGAAGATTGTGAGAGGATATTGGCATTCAAGAAGTGCTCAGATGATTGTCAGATtgtattaaaaaagaaatgggaTCATATAACGTGCCCAAAATTCCGACAGTTGCTGAAACTATCTCCTTAG
- the LOC140038291 gene encoding phytohormone-binding protein-like isoform X2 gives MTKSQPICQKLKSARTRTHLRMTKMIHKDGSHLMFQLSLSHEPVMKEEKSQVKAGVGIEAPWRTFAKEMSFAFPKMASNIVRSVEVLEGDGGLGTVYLINLGSDKSQFQFYIFSEKSSLGFQEEKVAVFNESLHQIGFQVIEGGYLNHGFTSYTTVLRFNAAGESETIVDVKVL, from the exons ATGACAAAATCACAG CCAATCTGTCAAAAACTCAAGTCTGCTAGGACAAGGACACATCTTAGGATGACAAAAATGATTCATAAGGATGGTAGTCACCTAATGTTTCAGCTTTCACTCTCCCA CGAGCCAGTgatgaaggaagaaaagagcCAAGTGAAGGCTGGGGTCGGAATTGAAGCACCATGGAGGACTTTTGCAAAAGAAATGAGCTTTGCCTTTCCAAAAATGGCTTCCAACATAGTGCGCAGtgttgaagttcttgaaggagATGGTGGCCTTGGTACTGTTTATCTCATCAACCTAGGCTCCGACAAGTCCCAATTTCAGTTCTACATTTTCTCAG AAAAATCAAGTCTTGGGTTCCAGGAGGAGAAGGTTGCGGTATTCAACGAGTCCCTGCACCAGATTGGGTTCCAAGTGATCGAAGGTGGATACCTGAATCATGGGTTCACTTCTTACACAACTGTTTTACGATTTAATGCAGCTGGAGAATCAGAGACAATTGTAGATGTCAAGGTTTTATAG
- the LOC140038291 gene encoding phytohormone-binding protein-like isoform X1, producing the protein MTKSQPICQKLKSARTRTHLRMTKMIHKDGSHLMFQLSLSHSEPVMKEEKSQVKAGVGIEAPWRTFAKEMSFAFPKMASNIVRSVEVLEGDGGLGTVYLINLGSDKSQFQFYIFSEKSSLGFQEEKVAVFNESLHQIGFQVIEGGYLNHGFTSYTTVLRFNAAGESETIVDVKVL; encoded by the exons ATGACAAAATCACAG CCAATCTGTCAAAAACTCAAGTCTGCTAGGACAAGGACACATCTTAGGATGACAAAAATGATTCATAAGGATGGTAGTCACCTAATGTTTCAGCTTTCACTCTCCCA CAGCGAGCCAGTgatgaaggaagaaaagagcCAAGTGAAGGCTGGGGTCGGAATTGAAGCACCATGGAGGACTTTTGCAAAAGAAATGAGCTTTGCCTTTCCAAAAATGGCTTCCAACATAGTGCGCAGtgttgaagttcttgaaggagATGGTGGCCTTGGTACTGTTTATCTCATCAACCTAGGCTCCGACAAGTCCCAATTTCAGTTCTACATTTTCTCAG AAAAATCAAGTCTTGGGTTCCAGGAGGAGAAGGTTGCGGTATTCAACGAGTCCCTGCACCAGATTGGGTTCCAAGTGATCGAAGGTGGATACCTGAATCATGGGTTCACTTCTTACACAACTGTTTTACGATTTAATGCAGCTGGAGAATCAGAGACAATTGTAGATGTCAAGGTTTTATAG
- the LOC113695156 gene encoding F-box/LRR-repeat protein At4g14103-like, producing MADPPEKRVQRTPDGDSIDRLSALSDCVLLHILSLLKTKEAAATSILSTRWRNLFVSLPDIDLCFCVDDDASDRDRLFYQFTHFSNRVIEQRNTAPIRKIRLRVQHFVERYRLGFESLLIPAAAAISTYNVEQLHISVAMDTATEKFSIRFPPGIFSSETIVSLSLSLDVGWNVPDFVWLPNLKYLFLRRFTLVDEDSIQRFLQGCPLLEHLILTVQPFSYESESQESIEVEVLHISSPLLKGLVLCWNEKVELEFTIVVKSENLESLVCFLQGQHKVTIDAPNLKSLNVDGHVLEVHIVQSLVSIDKAVVRAEFLHNVTNLGDLFLRVQHAFEFISGLQNVKSLNLSENILKALYFSQPALPTFRNLIKLELEPVYCPSFPRSWILQVLSNLFESSPNLEVLIFSEVFKNYFGEDEQFGSVFPQAFPLTFIEHLKVIDMSNFKGEEHEFKLVEYFLKNGKSLKKIALEREGWKSVPEYCNRILSFKKCSEDCQIVFRKKWDYITCPQLRQLMNLSP from the exons ATGGCTGATCCTCCAGAAAAGAGGGTGCAAAGAACCCCAGATGGTGATAGTATTGATAGGTTGAGTGCACTTTCGGACTGTGTTCTGCTCCACATCCTGTCACTTTTGAAGACAAAAGAAGCTGCAGCCACCTCAATTCTGTCCACGAGATGGAGAAATCTTTTTGTTTCGCTACCTGATATTGATTTATGTTTCTGTGTGGATGATGATGCTTCTGACCGTGATAGACTGTTTTATCAGTTTACACATTTCTCTAATAGAGTGATTGAACAACGAAATACGGCTCCAATCAGAAAGATTCGACTCCGCGTGCAACATTTTGTTGAAAGGTACCGTTTGGGTTTCGAGTCATTGTTGATACCTGCAGCTGCCGCAATTTCTACTTACAATGTCGAACAACTTCATATTTCGGTTGCAATGGATACAGCAACTGAGAAATTTTCTATACGTTTTCCACCTGGAATTTTTTCATCTGAAACTATAGTTTCTTTATCACTAAGCCTTGACGTGGGTTGGAATGTTCCTGATTTTGTTTGGTTGCCAAATCTCAAGTATCTTTTCTTGAGGCGATTCACGTTGGTAGATGAAGATTCTATTCAGAGGTTTCTTCAAGGTTGCCCTTTGCTTGAACACCTGATATTAACAGTGCAACCTTTCAGCTATGAGAGTGAgagtcaagaaagcattgaagtTGAAGTTCTTCATATCTCGAGTCCCTTGTTGAAGGGCCTGGTGCTCTGTTGGAATGAAAAAGTTGAATTAGAGTTCACTATTGTTGTGAAGTCGGAAAATCTTGAGTCTTTGGTATGCTTCCTCCAGGGGCAGCATAAAGTTACCATAGATGCCCCAAATCTGAAGTCCTTGAACGTTGACGGTCATGTACTTGAAGTACACATAGTTCAGAGCCTGGTATCTATTGATAAGGCAGTAGTACGAGCTGAATTTCTGCATAATGTGACAAACCTAGGTGACTTATTTTTACGTGTTCAGCATGCTTTTGAATTTATTAGTGGGTTGCAAAATGTGAAATCACTGAATTTGTCAGAGAACATTTTAAAG GCTCTCTATTTTTCTCAACCAGCATTGCCAACTTTCAGAAACTTGATCAAGCTGGAGCTTGAACCTGTTTATTGCCCTTCTTTTCCTCGTAGCTGGATCTTACAGGTGTTATCAAACTTATTTGAAAGTTCCCCTAACCTTGAAGTGCTTATCTTTAGTGAG GTATTCAAGAACTACTTTGGCGAAGATGAGCAATTTGGTTCTGTTTTTCCGCAGGCTTTTCCACTAACTTTCATTGAGCATCTTAAGGTAATAGACATGAGTAATTTTAAAGGGGAAGAACATGAATTCAAGCTGGTGGAATATTTTTTGAAGAATGGAAAATCTCTGAAGAAGATCGCTCTTGAAAGAGAGGGTTGGAAGTCCGTACCAGAATATTGCAACAGGATCCTCTCATTCAAGAAGTGTTCAGAGGATTGTCAGATTGTATTCAGAAAGAAATGGGATTATATAACGTGCCCGCAATTACGACAGTTGATGAATCTATCTCCTTAA
- the LOC113696376 gene encoding uncharacterized protein codes for MKTRFRKRCGTQEVKVDKGTVKASGSNMDVVALKEDVNKQDESIVIEGKATSEPSEQEVHYKVQGNEEAEMRNVAGEEQNLNVTKELKKRKRSVDVEFAIVSPTDKCSSRLCPRKEVPSFQMVDLNENNIERIVGMRIKVYWPESQKWFAVRIKSFNREKMLHTVNYDDGDVEELQLKKDKFELEVKPKDGFHIKQNFTLEKARRMSVVMWLGKQVLAKKGSRWRCGCQCEF; via the coding sequence ATGAAGACCAGGTTTAGGAAGAGATGTGGAACTCAGGAAGTAAAAGTTGATAAGGGAACAGTGAAAGCATCAGGGAGCAATATGGATGTCGTTGCTTTGAAGGAAGATGTCAACAAGCAAGATGAGAGCATTGTCATCGAGGGAAAGGCTACTTCAGAGCCAAGTGAGCAGGAAGTGCATTACAAGGTCCAGGGAAATGAAGAAGCTGAAATGCGAAATGTTGCCGGAGAGGAGCAGAATCTTAATGTTACAAAGGAGCTGAAAAAGAGAAAGCGCAGTGTAGATGTCGAATTTGCTATCGTATCTCCTACTGACAAATGTTCATCCAGACTTTGCCCAAGGAAGGAGGTACCTTCATTCCAGATGGTGGATTTGAATGAGAACAACATTGAAAGGATTGTGGGGATGAGAATAAAGGTTTACTGGCCAGAATCGCAAAAATGGTTTGCAGTAAGAATTAAATCCTTCAATAGGGAGAAGATGCTTCATACTGTAAACTATGATGATGGTGACGTAGAAGAGTTGCAGTTGAAGAAAGATAAATTTGAACTTGAGGTCAAGCCTAAAGATGGTTTTCACATAAAGCAGAACTTCACTCTAGAAAAAGCAAGAAGGATGTCAGTGGTCATGTGGTTGGGAAAACAAGTATTAGCCAAGAAAGGATCTCGGTGGAGATGTGGTTGCCAATGTGAGTTTTAG